From Paenibacillus sp. GP183, one genomic window encodes:
- a CDS encoding WecB/TagA/CpsF family glycosyltransferase has translation MENYAKVMGVKFPKITLDRTVEILSSVIEQKRSQLFHVITVNPEITMACQKDKLLRSILDDAGLITADGIGIVMVSRLRGGNLPERVTGYDMLLRLLDSGNQKKWSFYFLGADPNTNLKVVEVIRDKYPDLLILGRHHGFFKQNEEDKIVEEIGSLKPDILIVALGAPNAERWIHKYRLKLNAKIAIGVGGSLDVIAGKVKETPESWKRLNVEWLYRLIQQPSRWKRQLILPRFAIRALLFREKSKL, from the coding sequence ATGGAAAATTATGCGAAAGTAATGGGAGTTAAATTTCCCAAAATCACATTAGACCGTACGGTAGAAATTCTTAGTAGTGTAATTGAACAGAAAAGATCTCAACTTTTTCATGTTATTACGGTTAATCCAGAAATCACAATGGCATGCCAAAAGGACAAATTGCTACGTTCAATATTAGATGACGCTGGTCTCATTACAGCCGATGGTATTGGGATTGTAATGGTATCTCGTTTAAGAGGTGGAAATCTTCCTGAACGTGTTACTGGTTACGATATGCTATTAAGGCTACTCGATTCCGGGAATCAAAAGAAATGGTCATTTTATTTTCTGGGTGCAGATCCAAACACGAATCTAAAAGTAGTTGAGGTTATTCGTGATAAGTATCCGGACCTTTTAATACTAGGGAGGCATCACGGTTTCTTTAAGCAAAATGAAGAAGATAAGATAGTTGAAGAGATTGGTTCCTTAAAACCTGATATCTTGATAGTTGCACTTGGAGCCCCCAATGCCGAGAGATGGATTCATAAATATAGATTAAAGCTTAATGCGAAAATTGCTATTGGTGTTGGAGGAAGCCTCGATGTAATTGCTGGAAAAGTAAAGGAGACTCCTGAAAGTTGGAAGAGGCTTAATGTCGAATGGCTCTATAGATTGATTCAGCAACCATCAAGATGGAAACGACAGCTGATCTTACCCCGTTTTGCAATAAGGGCATTATTATTTAGAGAAAAAAGTAAATTATAA
- a CDS encoding dienelactone hydrolase family protein: MISIQKCSDTAIIVLHEIYGVNQHMQYICKLLSEYDFDVFCPNLLEQEMAFDYSEEEKAYRNFMEDLGFEDTLVKIKNLLLGIREKYKNVYLIGFSVGATVAWLCSEEKLVDGIIGYYGSRIRNYMELSPQCPTLLIFPDEEKSFKVNELVAVLDGKQNVEVHQFSGQHGFSDPFSSKYNEQSAKKAFMEMLNYIKK; encoded by the coding sequence ATGATTAGTATACAAAAATGTTCTGACACTGCAATTATTGTTCTTCACGAAATTTACGGCGTTAATCAGCACATGCAATATATTTGCAAATTATTATCTGAATACGACTTTGATGTCTTCTGTCCTAATTTACTAGAACAGGAAATGGCTTTTGATTATTCTGAAGAAGAAAAAGCTTATCGCAATTTTATGGAAGATTTGGGTTTTGAAGATACTTTGGTCAAAATAAAAAACTTGTTATTGGGTATTAGGGAGAAATATAAAAATGTCTATTTGATCGGATTTAGTGTGGGAGCAACCGTTGCTTGGCTATGTAGCGAAGAAAAACTTGTTGATGGAATCATTGGGTATTACGGTTCTCGTATCCGAAATTATATGGAACTTTCACCACAATGCCCAACGTTGTTAATTTTTCCTGATGAAGAAAAGTCATTTAAGGTTAATGAGTTGGTCGCAGTTTTAGATGGGAAGCAAAACGTTGAAGTTCATCAGTTTAGCGGACAACATGGATTTAGTGACCCATTCTCCTCGAAATATAATGAACAATCAGCTAAAAAAGCCTTTATGGAAATGCTAAATTATATAAAGAAATAA